In the Candidatus Methylacidiphilales bacterium genome, CATCGTCGAGCATTTTGCCGTCAAGCTTCAGCACCGCATGGACGGCCCGTCGCGGGGGCAGGGGACGGGGGGCGGCCAAGGTGGCGGCCAGTTCCAGCGCTTGGGGACCGCTGAGACGGATCAAGGCAAGTGCGCTCCGTCCCGGGGGGGTGGCCAGGGCCACGATGGTGTCCGTTGCAGGCATTCCGGGAAAAGATAAACCACGTCCGCCCGCGCCCAAGCGAATTCCTCGCCATGCTTTTCGCTCGATTTTGTCACCGCGGCAGGCATGATGATCTAGATGGGCCAATACTTCATCGGCGTCGACAGCGGAACCCAGGGAACCAAGGCTGTTGTGATGGACGGCGCCACCGGCAAGATCAAATCCACCGCCACGGCCGCCTACGGCCTTCTGCCCAATCTCAAGGGCGGGGCCAAGGAACAACATCCCAAGGTCTGGGTGGCCGCACTGGAAAAAACCATCCGCGAGGCCGTGGCCGCCGCCAAGGTCAAACCTTCCGAGGTCAAGGGCATCGGCATCTCCGGCCAGCAACACGGCTTTGTCCCCCTTGATGAAAAAGGCACGGTCATCCGCCCGGCCAAACTCTGGTGCGACACCAGCACGCTGGATGAGGCCGAAACCATCCTCGGCCGGCTGGGCGGGCTGGACAGTTGCCTGACCCTCACCGGCAACGGCCTCCCCGTCGGCTTCACCGCATCGAAGATCCTCTGGATGAAGCAGGCCGAGCCGAAGAACTACGCCCGTCTGGCCACCGTCCTCCTCCCGCACGACTACCTCAATTTCCACCTCACCGGCAAGGCGCGCATGGAAGCCGGGGACGCATCCGGCACCGGCCTCTTCAACACCCGCACCCGCAACTGGGAGGCCCGCTGCGTCGATGCCATCGACCCCGACCTCGCCACCAAACTGCCGCCCATCGACACCACCTCCTCGCAACCTGCTGGAGAACTTCTGGCCTCGGTGGCCGCCCGCATCGGTCTGGAGCCCGGCATCCTGGTTTCCGCCGGCGGGGGCGACAACATGATGGGGGCCATTGGCACCGGCAACACCAAGATCGGGGTGGTGACGGCCAGCCTCGGCACCTCCGGCACCATTTACGCGTATTCCTCCCGTCCGGTCATCGACCCCCGCGGCGAGGTGGCGGCATTCTGCGACAGCGCCGGCGGTTGGCTGCCCCTGATTTGCACGATGAACGTCACCGTGGCCACCGAGTTGGTCAAGAAAGCCTTCCGTTGGGACAATGACAAGCTGACCACCGAGGCCGGGAAAATCCCCGCGGGCAGCGAGGGTCTGATGTTGCTGCCCTACTTCGAGGGCGAGCGCGTGCCCAACCTGCCCCTGGCCAGCGGGGTCTACTTCGGGTTCAAGTCGCACAATTTCTCCCCCGCCCACATGGCCCGGGCCACCATGGAAGGCGTCTCGCTTGGACTCAATTACGGCCTCGACCGCCTCAAGGACCTGGGCCTCCGCCCCAAGCAGATCCGCGTCACCGGCGGGGGCTCGAAGAACCCCCTCTGGCGCCAGATCCTCGCCGACACCTTCGACGCCGAAGTGACCGGCCTGACCACTTCCGAGGGAGCCGCCTGCGGAGCCGCCATCCAGGCCAAGTGGAGCTTCATGCTCCACCGAGGCGAGCGCGTCCGCATCCAGCAGATCACCGATGCCTTTGTCAAAGTTGACCCCGCCACCCGGTGCCAGCCGCGCAAAGCCAACACCAAACTCTACCGCTCGCTCCAGGAAGTGCACAACCGCTTCTCCCGTGCCCTTGCTCCGGTCTTCCACGACCACGCCAAGCTCGGTTGACACCCGCCCGGCCCGCTTCCAGGGGCCAACATTATTCGCGTGAATTCACCCGCCCATGCGGTAGGTTTATACCTTGATCCCATGAGCACCCCACTCGCCCAACAACCTCTCGTCATCGCCGGCCGGACCTTCCATTCCCGGCTCATGGTGGGCACGGGCAAGTTCGCCTCCCCCCAGGCCATGAGCGACGCGCTTGCCGCCTCGGGCACGGAGATGGTCACCGTCGCCCTCCGCCGCGCCGACCTGTCCGGGGAGGGGGACCCCTTTGCCGATATTCTCGATTTCATCGACCCGGAAAAATACCTCCTCATCCCCAACACCAGCGGGGCCATGAACGCCGAAGAAGCCGTCCGGCTGGCCCGCCTGGCCGCGGCCGCCGGTCTGCCCAAATGGATCAAACTCGAAATCCATCCCGACCCCCGTTACCTCCTCCCGGATCCCATCGAAACCCTCAAGGCGGCGGAAATCCTCGTCGGCGAGGGCTTCACCGTCCTGCCCTACATCAACGCCGACCCCGTCCTGGCCAAGCGGCTGGAGGAGGCCGGCACGGCCACCGTCATGCCCCTGGCCGCCCCCATCGGTACCAACAAAGGACTGGATACCAAAGGACAGCTGGAGATCATCATCGAACAGGCCGGCATCCCGGTGGTCATCGACGCCGGACTGGGGATTCCTTCACATGCCGCTGCCGCCATGGAACTGGGGGCCGACGCCGTGCTCATCAACACCGCCATCGCCATCGCGTCCGATCCCGCCCGCATGGCCCGGGCCTTTGCCGTGGCCGTCGATGCCGGACGGGCCGCCTTCGAGATGGGTCTGCCCGTCGCCGGGCGCACCGCCCGGGCCACCAGCCCGCTGACCGGTTTCCTCGATGCATGACCGCATCATGAAAGAATTTTTGCGCATGCCACTCAAGGTTCGCTCCAAAATTCATCAATCATAAATCTTCAATCATAAATCCCCCCATGTCCTTCGTGGATGAATTCAACCGCCTGCCCGGGATCGCCTCACCGCGATTGCAGGCCTTCCAACGCTTGTTGGAACCCGGGCACGATCTCGAGGCCCTGGCCGCCCGGGCCGCCCAGACCACCCGCCGTCATTTTGGCAAAACCATGCGGCTCTTCGC is a window encoding:
- the xylB gene encoding xylulokinase, translated to MGQYFIGVDSGTQGTKAVVMDGATGKIKSTATAAYGLLPNLKGGAKEQHPKVWVAALEKTIREAVAAAKVKPSEVKGIGISGQQHGFVPLDEKGTVIRPAKLWCDTSTLDEAETILGRLGGLDSCLTLTGNGLPVGFTASKILWMKQAEPKNYARLATVLLPHDYLNFHLTGKARMEAGDASGTGLFNTRTRNWEARCVDAIDPDLATKLPPIDTTSSQPAGELLASVAARIGLEPGILVSAGGGDNMMGAIGTGNTKIGVVTASLGTSGTIYAYSSRPVIDPRGEVAAFCDSAGGWLPLICTMNVTVATELVKKAFRWDNDKLTTEAGKIPAGSEGLMLLPYFEGERVPNLPLASGVYFGFKSHNFSPAHMARATMEGVSLGLNYGLDRLKDLGLRPKQIRVTGGGSKNPLWRQILADTFDAEVTGLTTSEGAACGAAIQAKWSFMLHRGERVRIQQITDAFVKVDPATRCQPRKANTKLYRSLQEVHNRFSRALAPVFHDHAKLG
- a CDS encoding thiazole synthase, whose amino-acid sequence is MSTPLAQQPLVIAGRTFHSRLMVGTGKFASPQAMSDALAASGTEMVTVALRRADLSGEGDPFADILDFIDPEKYLLIPNTSGAMNAEEAVRLARLAAAAGLPKWIKLEIHPDPRYLLPDPIETLKAAEILVGEGFTVLPYINADPVLAKRLEEAGTATVMPLAAPIGTNKGLDTKGQLEIIIEQAGIPVVIDAGLGIPSHAAAAMELGADAVLINTAIAIASDPARMARAFAVAVDAGRAAFEMGLPVAGRTARATSPLTGFLDA